The Rhodothermales bacterium nucleotide sequence CCGACGAAAAAGGGGCCCAGCTTCTCCAGGAACTCGGAGGTCTGGCGGGTCCTCCGCATGTGCTGGACGACCATCGAGAGCGGATAGAGCTCCTTGCCCATCAGGCCGGCGATGAAGTCGTTGTCGTTAACGTCCAACCCATGACAGGCCAGCCGGATGTCGTGGGCCGCATCCGCCCGGCCATAGGCCATGCCGATGCCGCCGTGCTCCATCAGGATGGTGCGCTGCTCTTCGCGCGAGAGGCGTTCGAACATGCCGCTGCGCCGGAGCGGATACCAGACGGCCCAGGGCCAGTCGGGATGCGTGGCATGCCGGATGGGGCGATGGAGGAGCACTTCGTCGAGATCGGCTTCGTAGCCGATGGTGTATGTGCGGCCGAACAGG carries:
- a CDS encoding chlorite dismutase family protein; this encodes MALDIAIPEKKGLNLSEKGKAADGTEIFSDRRLYMQLLAFSGCQHTHRIIETLEDSEIKGVLYEELNDPTGIGLLTFSEDPDYFVHVIRPLVQRHPFSDLAFKPEFTLFGRTYTIGYEADLDEVLLHRPIRHATHPDWPWAVWYPLRRSGMFERLSREEQRTILMEHGGIGMAYGRADAAHDIRLACHGLDVNDNDFIAGLMGKELYPLSMVVQHMRRTRQTSEFLEKLGPFFVGKAVWRRAS